A single region of the Pseudalkalibacillus berkeleyi genome encodes:
- a CDS encoding DUF6958 family protein, whose translation MEERVQLLHPDSKEMPSINKEKYNLVKKTIIDIIRENNIITFKNLSNESSHRLNEILDGSPSWYVTSVKLDLEARGIIERLAKTSPQQLQLVKDED comes from the coding sequence ATGGAAGAACGAGTACAGTTACTGCATCCAGATTCCAAGGAAATGCCATCTATAAATAAAGAAAAGTATAATTTGGTAAAAAAAACGATCATAGATATCATTAGAGAAAACAACATTATTACCTTTAAAAACCTTTCTAATGAAAGTTCTCATCGTTTAAATGAAATACTAGATGGGTCACCTAGCTGGTATGTCACTAGCGTCAAACTTGACCTTGAAGCGCGAGGTATCATAGAACGCTTAGCTAAAACTAGCCCTCAACAACTCCAGTTAGTTAAGGATGAGGATTGA
- a CDS encoding class I SAM-dependent methyltransferase, protein MKETDYSIIADKYDKNQYRIQEVKKDYDLEEYINQHNNGSYNVLDLSCGTGLYLAKQVPLFSNVNIVWNGLDASKDIKKASEKVNNVNLVHGYAENIPFETNTLDYISNNYAFHHYENKDSALDEIARVLKNDGVYKLHNIAIHKMPEWWVYKYFPSAYEEDLKRFWDDELIYQQLLKRGFTVRKRIEYRKEDILVDDYIQYAQNRDISVLTLISETDYENGLEKMEKDLRLDPLKEITNDFAELFIISKKI, encoded by the coding sequence ATGAAAGAGACAGATTACTCTATAATTGCGGATAAGTATGATAAAAATCAATATAGAATACAAGAAGTAAAGAAGGATTACGACTTAGAAGAATATATAAATCAACATAATAATGGCTCATATAATGTACTCGATCTATCATGTGGCACTGGTTTATACCTTGCAAAACAAGTGCCGCTGTTTTCAAATGTAAATATCGTTTGGAACGGCTTAGATGCTTCAAAGGATATAAAGAAGGCTAGTGAGAAAGTTAATAATGTGAATTTAGTACATGGTTATGCTGAAAATATACCATTTGAAACTAACACTTTGGACTACATATCAAACAACTATGCATTCCATCATTACGAAAACAAAGACAGTGCGTTGGATGAAATTGCTCGTGTTTTGAAGAATGATGGAGTATATAAATTACATAATATTGCTATCCATAAAATGCCTGAATGGTGGGTTTATAAGTATTTTCCATCAGCCTATGAAGAAGATTTAAAAAGGTTTTGGGATGATGAGTTAATCTACCAGCAACTTTTGAAGAGAGGATTTACAGTTCGTAAAAGAATTGAATATCGTAAGGAAGACATATTAGTCGATGATTACATACAATATGCTCAAAACAGAGATATTTCTGTTCTAACTTTAATCAGTGAAACAGACTATGAGAATGGTTTGGAGAAAATGGAAAAGGATTTACGATTGGATCCTCTTAAGGAAATCACTAATGATTTTGCAGAACTTTTTATTATCTCTAAAAAAATATAG